The following coding sequences are from one Acidobacteriota bacterium window:
- the pheA gene encoding prephenate dehydratase: MKIAYQGEPGAYSEAAALRFGPDAEAVACPAFDDVFEAVERGRATCGVLPIENSIGGTIHRNYDLLVTHELKIVGEVELPVVHSLVALPGTTIEDVRQVYSHPQALAQCDRYLRRMQGVEVVATYDTAGSAKLIRDRNLASTAAIASERAAEVFGLAVLASAIQDFPDNITRFLIVGRPGAQDDRQKLEANKTTLVFSLPNEPGSLFKALSVFALRGIDLTKLESRPIPGRPWEYLFYADLSVGVHEHRCTRALMHLAEFAPSLRTLGSYTASRQERPTPGGGVS, translated from the coding sequence GTGAAGATCGCGTACCAGGGAGAACCAGGGGCCTACAGCGAGGCGGCCGCGCTCCGCTTCGGTCCTGACGCCGAGGCCGTGGCGTGTCCGGCGTTCGACGACGTGTTCGAGGCCGTCGAGCGCGGACGCGCGACCTGCGGTGTCCTGCCGATCGAGAACTCGATCGGCGGGACCATTCATCGCAACTACGACCTGCTCGTGACGCACGAGCTGAAGATCGTCGGCGAGGTGGAGTTGCCGGTCGTCCACAGCCTGGTCGCCCTGCCCGGGACGACGATCGAGGACGTCCGGCAGGTCTACTCGCATCCGCAGGCGCTGGCGCAGTGCGACCGGTACCTCCGGCGCATGCAGGGCGTCGAGGTGGTGGCGACGTACGACACGGCCGGCAGCGCCAAGCTCATTCGCGACCGGAACCTCGCGTCGACCGCGGCCATCGCGTCCGAGCGGGCGGCCGAGGTCTTCGGCCTCGCGGTGCTCGCTTCGGCCATCCAGGACTTTCCCGACAACATCACGCGCTTCCTGATCGTCGGACGCCCCGGAGCGCAGGACGACCGGCAGAAGCTCGAGGCGAACAAGACCACGCTGGTCTTCTCGCTCCCGAACGAGCCGGGCTCCCTGTTCAAGGCGCTCAGTGTCTTCGCGTTGCGCGGGATCGACCTGACGAAGCTCGAGTCACGCCCGATTCCCGGGCGGCCGTGGGAGTATCTGTTCTACGCCGACCTCTCGGTCGGCGTGCACGAGCACCGGTGCACGCGGGCCCTCATGCACCTCGCCGAGTTCGCGCCCTCCCTGAGAACGCTCGGCAGCTACACGGCGTCGCGGCAGGAGCGGCCCACGCCGGGCGGAGGCGTGTCGTGA
- a CDS encoding gamma carbonic anhydrase family protein produces MLRAYRGHWPTVAASAYVDRSAQVIGDVVVGEESSLWMNVVVRGDVNHVRVGRRTNVQDGTVVHVMRGTHPTLIGDEVTIGHGALVHGCTLGDRVLVGMGAIVLNGAFVGEDSIVAAGTLVPEGMQVPPRSLVMGSPARVRRTLTDEEVASILRYADNYVGYRLDYMNAPE; encoded by the coding sequence ATGTTACGCGCCTATCGTGGCCACTGGCCCACCGTGGCCGCCTCGGCCTACGTCGATCGCAGCGCCCAGGTCATCGGCGACGTCGTCGTCGGCGAGGAGTCGAGCCTCTGGATGAACGTCGTCGTCCGCGGCGACGTCAATCACGTCCGCGTCGGCCGGCGCACCAACGTGCAGGACGGCACCGTCGTCCACGTGATGCGGGGCACGCACCCGACCCTCATCGGCGACGAGGTCACCATCGGACACGGCGCGCTCGTGCACGGCTGCACGCTGGGCGACCGCGTCCTCGTCGGCATGGGCGCCATCGTCCTGAACGGCGCTTTCGTCGGCGAGGACTCGATCGTCGCCGCCGGCACGCTCGTCCCGGAGGGCATGCAGGTGCCTCCGCGCTCGCTGGTGATGGGCAGTCCCGCCAGGGTGCGCCGCACGCTCACCGACGAGGAGGTCGCGTCGATTCTTCGGTACGCCGACAACTACGTCGGCTATCGGCTCGACTACATGAACGCGCCGGAGTAG
- a CDS encoding histidine--tRNA ligase, whose amino-acid sequence MSRTQPARGMRDFLPDEARRRAYVIGAIREVYERYGFEPLETPAVENIETLLGKYGEEGNQLIFKILKRGEHEATGQADLALRYDLTVPLARVVAEYRAKLPRYFKRYQVQPVWRADRPARGRFREFYQCDVDVLGSTSPVVEAELCAAASEALARLGFQDFEVRLNHRGLLTALLLASGVETARHGDALVALDKLDKIGRERVAAEMTSRGVAQDGAMRLLDLFAAVGSDARGGAGRSAAAEKGSAGAEAPAATGEAPAEAPAAMGGEGLIATGSDGPAATDAEDVPAATTGGRGRAGASAPAAALAVFNARVLETLRQFVGETDGGRAALDTLRRILALVEATPASGRVRIDPSLARGLSYYTGAIMEIAVPDLAGSLGGGGRYDNLVGMFLGQDVPAAGISLGLERIIVVMTERGMFPPEFGAAPADLMVAQWNEATADQALGLAHELRAAGLRVDVYPEADKIGKQFKYAAGRGVAAVAVMGDDELARGEVTVKDLRTGQQTSVARRAAAAHVRGLVGTRT is encoded by the coding sequence ATGTCCAGAACCCAGCCCGCGCGCGGCATGCGCGACTTCCTGCCCGACGAGGCACGACGGCGCGCGTACGTCATCGGCGCGATTCGGGAGGTCTACGAGCGTTATGGCTTCGAGCCGCTCGAAACGCCCGCCGTCGAGAACATCGAGACGCTGCTCGGCAAGTACGGCGAGGAAGGCAATCAGCTGATCTTCAAGATCCTGAAACGCGGCGAGCACGAGGCCACGGGTCAGGCCGACCTCGCGTTGCGGTACGACCTGACCGTGCCGCTCGCGCGTGTCGTCGCCGAGTACCGCGCGAAGCTGCCGCGGTACTTCAAGCGATACCAGGTGCAGCCGGTCTGGCGCGCCGACCGGCCGGCGCGGGGCCGCTTCCGGGAGTTCTACCAGTGCGACGTCGACGTGCTCGGCTCGACCTCGCCCGTCGTCGAGGCCGAGCTGTGCGCGGCGGCGAGCGAGGCGCTCGCGCGCCTCGGCTTCCAGGACTTCGAGGTGCGCCTCAACCACCGCGGGCTGCTCACGGCTCTGCTGCTCGCCTCGGGGGTCGAGACGGCGCGCCACGGTGACGCGCTCGTGGCCCTCGACAAGCTCGACAAGATCGGTCGCGAGCGGGTCGCGGCCGAGATGACGTCGCGCGGTGTCGCGCAGGATGGCGCGATGCGCCTGCTCGACCTCTTCGCTGCGGTTGGGTCGGACGCGCGGGGCGGCGCGGGGAGGTCGGCCGCCGCGGAGAAGGGGTCGGCCGGGGCTGAAGCCCCGGCCGCTACGGGAGAAGCTCCTGCCGAAGCCCCTGCCGCCATGGGAGGCGAGGGTCTCATCGCCACGGGAAGCGACGGCCCTGCCGCTACGGACGCGGAAGACGTCCCTGCCGCGACGACCGGAGGTCGCGGTCGAGCCGGGGCTTCAGCTCCGGCGGCGGCTCTCGCCGTGTTCAACGCCCGTGTGCTCGAGACCCTGCGCCAGTTCGTCGGCGAGACGGACGGTGGCCGCGCCGCGCTCGACACCCTCCGCCGGATCCTGGCGCTGGTCGAGGCGACGCCGGCTTCCGGCCGCGTGCGGATCGACCCGAGCCTGGCGCGCGGGCTGTCGTACTACACCGGCGCCATCATGGAGATTGCGGTGCCCGACCTCGCCGGCAGCCTCGGCGGTGGCGGGCGGTACGACAACCTCGTCGGCATGTTCCTCGGACAGGACGTGCCGGCGGCGGGCATCTCGCTCGGCCTCGAGCGCATCATTGTCGTGATGACCGAGCGCGGGATGTTCCCGCCAGAGTTCGGCGCGGCGCCGGCCGACCTCATGGTTGCGCAGTGGAACGAGGCGACGGCCGACCAGGCGCTCGGGCTGGCGCACGAGCTCCGGGCGGCCGGCCTGCGCGTCGACGTCTATCCGGAAGCCGACAAGATCGGCAAGCAGTTCAAGTACGCCGCCGGCCGTGGCGTCGCCGCGGTGGCCGTGATGGGCGACGACGAGCTCGCGCGGGGTGAAGTGACGGTGAAGGACCTTCGCACCGGGCAGCAGACGAGCGTGGCGCGACGGGCGGCCGCAGCCCACGTCCGCGGCCTCGTCGGCACCCGTACGTAG